From Alkaliphilus flagellatus, the proteins below share one genomic window:
- a CDS encoding glycosyltransferase family 4 protein, protein MKILHINSNYLYTTLFDKMIQSLIVQGVENTVFMPVSGKIRFVIPDKDYVYHPICFNDKDRYLYNYKQTKIFKSLNKTLNVRPYNIVHAHTLFTDGHIAYKIKQTYGTPYVVAVRNTDVNTFLKYMIHLRKLGIKILKEAVKVIFLSESYRNTVIEKYVPANLKQEILGKTEIIPNGIDEFWLENKGNTRDFPERENLRLVYVGVINKNKNITTTMKAIEILQKKGFNVKFTVVGRIDDKSIYQQIMDKHYIKYMAPKSKEELLDIYRANDVFAMPSTTETFGLVYAEAMSQGLPVIYSKGQGFDGQFKEGQVGYSVTSNNPEDIAYAIEKILLNYFQISNKCLQLSSKFNWNEIANKYMCIYKKCERTDVLNI, encoded by the coding sequence ATGAAAATTCTACATATTAATTCGAATTACTTATATACAACTCTATTTGATAAAATGATTCAAAGTTTGATTGTACAGGGAGTTGAAAATACTGTTTTCATGCCTGTAAGTGGGAAGATAAGGTTTGTTATACCGGATAAAGATTATGTTTATCACCCCATTTGTTTTAATGATAAGGACAGATACTTGTATAATTATAAGCAGACGAAAATATTTAAAAGCTTAAATAAGACACTAAATGTAAGGCCGTATAATATTGTTCATGCTCATACGTTATTTACTGATGGACATATTGCATACAAGATTAAACAGACATATGGAACACCTTATGTCGTAGCTGTAAGAAATACTGATGTCAACACTTTTTTAAAATATATGATTCATTTAAGGAAACTGGGAATTAAGATTCTAAAAGAAGCGGTAAAGGTAATTTTTTTATCAGAGTCCTATAGAAATACGGTTATAGAGAAATATGTACCTGCTAATCTAAAACAAGAAATATTAGGAAAAACAGAAATTATACCTAATGGAATAGATGAGTTTTGGCTTGAGAATAAAGGAAATACAAGAGATTTCCCTGAACGAGAAAATCTAAGATTGGTTTATGTAGGTGTTATTAATAAAAACAAGAATATAACAACCACAATGAAAGCGATCGAGATCCTACAAAAGAAAGGTTTTAATGTTAAATTTACTGTAGTTGGTAGAATTGATGATAAGTCTATATACCAACAAATTATGGACAAACATTATATAAAATACATGGCGCCAAAATCTAAAGAAGAATTATTGGATATATACCGTGCCAATGATGTATTTGCGATGCCATCAACAACGGAAACTTTTGGTTTGGTATATGCAGAAGCAATGAGTCAGGGGCTCCCAGTAATTTATTCTAAAGGACAAGGATTTGATGGACAATTTAAAGAGGGGCAAGTTGGTTATAGTGTTACGTCTAATAATCCGGAAGATATTGCGTATGCAATTGAAAAAATTCTATTAAATTACTTTCAAATTAGTAATAAATGCCTTCAATTATCTTCAAAGTTCAATTGGAATGAAATAGCAAATAAGTACATGTGTATATATAAGAAATGCGAAAGAACAGATGTTTTAAATATCTAA
- a CDS encoding O-antigen polymerase gives MSVLRITNAKRMKSMPFLGIVTYRILLDVIYKKIVVPFFGYSGFEMEHSIALYILSWTILFLLMPVIIKNNNDQNHPSSLIILILSLVVFVPFTTMMGYGFFSGYYIICNTIYWLFLFLFHRLFLHIKFISLRPPKNTFSNFVIMIIGIVFLFVNIFISWKYTGFRFTFDLFSVYTLRSETSTFNLPLAIEYIFSASKAINPLLLVYSFTKKKYGISSLILLVQFLSFGINGMKSVFFITLLVMLVFLFYKDSYINKIPWLCSGLCLVGLLEFVISKSFVIVDLLIRRMMFLTNMLNAYYFDFFTNNTPDYFRQSILRYFGIKSPYSDIRYMIGDIYFSRPEMGANSGLISDAISNLGIIGVVIMPIMIAIALKLFDNCIKGLNKRLYIALCVLVAYYFISSFLFTILLTHGFLALCIVFYLLPRDSETM, from the coding sequence ATGAGTGTATTGAGAATAACTAATGCAAAGAGAATGAAAAGCATGCCTTTTTTAGGTATTGTTACATATAGAATTCTGTTGGATGTAATTTACAAAAAGATTGTTGTTCCTTTTTTTGGCTATTCTGGATTTGAAATGGAACACAGTATAGCACTATATATCCTTTCTTGGACAATTTTATTTTTATTGATGCCAGTAATTATTAAAAATAATAATGATCAAAACCATCCATCAAGTTTAATTATTCTAATTCTTTCACTTGTTGTATTTGTACCTTTTACTACAATGATGGGCTACGGTTTTTTTTCAGGGTATTACATAATATGCAATACTATTTATTGGCTATTTCTGTTTTTGTTTCATAGGCTCTTTTTGCATATTAAGTTTATAAGTTTAAGACCACCAAAAAACACTTTTAGTAATTTTGTAATAATGATTATTGGTATTGTTTTTTTATTCGTGAATATTTTTATATCGTGGAAGTATACAGGATTTAGATTTACATTTGATCTGTTTAGTGTATATACATTAAGAAGCGAGACATCTACATTTAATTTACCTTTAGCAATTGAATATATTTTTTCTGCATCTAAAGCTATAAATCCCTTATTGCTAGTATATTCGTTTACAAAAAAGAAATATGGTATTTCAAGTTTAATTTTGTTAGTTCAATTTCTAAGCTTTGGTATTAATGGGATGAAAAGTGTTTTTTTTATTACATTATTAGTTATGTTAGTATTCTTATTTTATAAAGATAGTTATATTAATAAAATACCATGGTTGTGTTCCGGATTATGTTTGGTAGGGTTACTAGAATTTGTGATATCTAAATCGTTTGTTATTGTTGATTTGTTGATAAGAAGGATGATGTTTCTTACAAATATGTTAAATGCATATTATTTTGATTTTTTTACAAATAATACTCCGGATTATTTTAGACAAAGTATATTAAGGTATTTTGGGATTAAATCACCATATTCAGATATACGATACATGATAGGTGATATTTATTTTTCTAGACCTGAAATGGGTGCAAACAGTGGTTTGATTAGCGACGCTATTTCCAATCTTGGGATTATTGGAGTTGTAATTATGCCTATTATGATTGCTATTGCACTGAAATTATTTGATAATTGTATAAAAGGCTTAAACAAAAGGTTGTATATTGCATTGTGTGTATTAGTGGCATATTATTTTATAAGTTCTTTCTTGTTCACCATTTTACTTACCCATGGTTTTTTAGCATTATGCATAGTCTTTTATCTTTTGCCGCGGGATAGTGAAACAATGTAA